Proteins found in one Drosophila busckii strain San Diego stock center, stock number 13000-0081.31 chromosome 2R, ASM1175060v1, whole genome shotgun sequence genomic segment:
- the LOC108597490 gene encoding uncharacterized protein LOC108597490 isoform X2 codes for MSLPHITFISARQLAIQETQIVFVYDTECLKDEADDPISAVLYFHPSWVSDTQKVALCGQLMGTSYFLKDCFFKPRIIALQNGKFVLRELGRFILAVGTDRNIPDHLLESRADVLGSLLKFFHRDLQTLYELPGRNLCERLYHIFDTYLPMLNDTMTFEDVPKLRMPKTASHIYLEAIQTLQSCQQTRGVLAGAILYHNKVVATQLGDVITKQLVLTEPRYVRSTAEQLNLQQFHIPHGVQMFAVYLDRQQYRKLSSQAQRAQNLHTQTSQLTSSGLPFQYAKRKLKRDKSLIFSHIPEEEQSSTGTEEEGAAAAAAATATAKVELPTARPKSMRPTHLPLRLKSLHSKDIPESGIASINFDETDSYPEFIGRTSVCNTPMTENKVLPVASVMSICANPDEQQGDAHNSNGKTASEVTTVNSGSSSGSQRSSIKKDVERFFHNFIGTPSKQEQRRKSSADLQDALRAVSKKLGHMAVGLKTDVNRNGEADSLDVSPDYVENDEDERTSSNTISDPTYPVFNIHGKQISRNLFEQFVDQYRRLYGAASEQAAEDEELAALVVEFAEFTKEITQLEEDMRKKAAEMDAADGNLNKSAAKTPQDKRSMCLPLKPAGEPTAEFTYTKRLPAQTVPLTPLMAKLSVLAMTETPIEIETPVASVKSLSRRNSLKCEDAVDALAVYTQPTSFASRFVDDGMQRAELYICGQQNMTLLLLMEEGACQQQPIVQKMFDICVSKFPHMEAQLSQTLNVNLEGDQRDGGDYSFVCVDSQWECRQRNGPWIPLDLRTLECMHHDLQVSNSQLTDLTLRSQDTVFYGYKCGRTEFFYKEPTHQINGIPPPSDPVGSIKKRARSRLERDYSYMLL; via the exons atgtCGCTGCCTCATATCACATTTATCAGCGCTAGACAGCTGGCAATTCA AGAGACGCAGATTGTGTTTGTCTACGACACAGAGTGTCTGAAGGATGAAGCAGATGATCCCATCTCAGCAGTGCTTTACTTTCATCCCAGCTGGGTGTCGGATACACAGAAGGTGGCGCTCTGTGGACAGCTCATGGGCACCTCCTATTTTCTCAAGGATTGCTTCTTCAAGCCACGCATCATAGCATTGCAAAATGGCAAATTCGTGCTTAGGGAATTGGGACGCTTTATCCTG GCTGTGGGCACAGATCGCAACATTCCGGATCATCTGCTGGAGAGCCGTGCGGATGTGTTAGGCTCGTTGCTCAAGTTTTTTCATCGCGATCTGCAGACTTTGTACGAACTCCCTGGTCGCAATCTCTGCGAGAGATTATATCATATTTTCGATACATATCTACCCATGCTAAATGACACGATGACCTTTGAAGATGTTCCCAAGTTACGCATGCCCAAG accGCTAGCCATATCTATCTGGAGGCCATACAGACACTTCAGAGCTGTCAGCAGACACGGGGCGTTCTCGCCGGTGCGATACTCTACCACAACAA AGTTGTTGCTACACAACTGGGCGATGTTATCACCAAGCAGCTGGTTCTAACGGAGCCACGTTATGTGCGTAGCACCGCCGAGCAGCTGAACTTGCAACAGTTCCACATACCACATGGCGTGCAAATGTTTGCGGTTTATCTGGATCGGCAGCAGTACCGCAAGCTCAGCTCCCAGGCACAACGCGCGCAGAATCTGCACACGCAGACATCGCAGCTGACGTCCAGTGGTTTGCCCTTTCAGTATGCTAAGCGCAAGTTGAAGCGCGACAAGTCGTTGATTTTCAGTCACATACCAGAGGAGGAGCAGTCGTCCACAGGCACAGAAGAagaaggagcagcagcagcagcagcagccacagccacagccaaagtgGAGCTGCCAACGGCGCGTCCCAAGTCTATGCGTCCCACTCACTTGCCGCTGCGTTTGAAGAGTCTGCATAGCAAGGATATACCCGAGTCGGGCATAGCATCGATTAACTTTGACGAAACAGATTCGTATCCGGAGTTTATTGGACGCACCAGTGTCTGCAATACGCCCATGACCGAGAACAAAGTGTTGCCGGTGGCCAGCGTCATGTCTATTTGTGCCAATCCCGATGAGCAGCAGGGCGATGCGCATAATTCAAATGGCAAGACAGCAAGTGAAGTGACAACGGTGAATTCGGGCTCCTCCTCCGGATCCCAGCGCAGTTCGATCAAGAAAGATGTTGAAAGGTTCTTCCACAACTTTATTGGCACGCCCAGCAAGCAGGAGCAACGTCGCAAGTCCTCAGCTGACTTGCAGGATGCACTGCGTGCCGTCTCCAAGAAACTGGGCCATATGGCGGTTGGCTTAAAGACGGACGTGAATCGAAATGGCGAAGCGGATAGCTTAGATGTCTCGCCGGATTATGTAGAGAATGATGAGGATGAGCGCACCAGCTCCAACACCATTAGCGATCCCACCTATCCGGTGTTTAACATACATGGCAAGCAGATCTCACGCAACTTGTTCGAGCAGTTTGTGGACCAGTATCGCCGGCTCTATGGCGCTGCCAGTGAGCAGGCTGCTGAGGATGAGgagttggcagcactggtgGTCGAATTCGCCGAGTTCACCAAGGAGATAACACAGCTGGAGGAGGACATGCGTAAAAAGGCGGCGGAAATGGATGCAGCCGATGGGAATCTCAACAAATCAGCCGCAAAGACGCCGCAGGACAAGCGCTCTATGTGTCTGCCGCTCAAACCAGCAGGCGAACCTACCGCGGAGTTTACATATACAAAGCGTCTGCCGGCGCAGACCGTGCCCCTAACACCGCTTATGGCTAAGCTCTCAGTGCTGGCGATGACCGAAACGCCCATTGAGATAGAAACACCAGTCGCCAGCGTCAAAAGCTTGTCACGCCGCAACTCACTGAAGTGCGAGGATGCAGTCGATGCACTGGCTGTTTACACCCAGCCCACCAGCTTTGCCAGCAGATTCGTAGACGATGGAATGCAGCGCGCAGAGCTTTACATATGCGGGCAGCAGAAcatgacgctgctgctgctcatggaGGAAGGCGCCTGTCAACAGCAGCCCATTGTCCAAAAAATG TTTGATATTTGTGTGTCCAAGTTTCCACACATGGAAGCTCAGTTGAGTCAAACGCTCAATGTCAATTTGGAGGGCGATCAGCGTGATGGCGGCGACTACAGCTTTGTATGCGTTGATTCCCAATGGGAGTGCCGGCAGCGCAATGGGCCCTGGATTCCATTGGACCTAAGGACGCTGGAGTGCATGCATCACGATCTGCAGGTGTCCAACAGCCAACTCACCGATTTGACATTGCG CTCGCAGGACACCGTCTTCTATGGCTACAAGTGTGGACGCACAGAGTTCTTCTACAAGGAGCCCACACATCAGATTAATGGCATACCACCGCCCTCGGATCCTGTCGGCAGCATAAAGAAGCGCGCAAGGTCTCGACTCGAGCGTGATTATTCCTACATGCTATTGTAA
- the LOC108597490 gene encoding uncharacterized protein LOC108597490 isoform X3, producing the protein MSGKETQIVFVYDTECLKDEADDPISAVLYFHPSWVSDTQKVALCGQLMGTSYFLKDCFFKPRIIALQNGKFVLRELGRFILAVGTDRNIPDHLLESRADVLGSLLKFFHRDLQTLYELPGRNLCERLYHIFDTYLPMLNDTMTFEDVPKLRMPKTASHIYLEAIQTLQSCQQTRGVLAGAILYHNKVVATQLGDVITKQLVLTEPRYVRSTAEQLNLQQFHIPHGVQMFAVYLDRQQYRKLSSQAQRAQNLHTQTSQLTSSGLPFQYAKRKLKRDKSLIFSHIPEEEQSSTGTEEEGAAAAAAATATAKVELPTARPKSMRPTHLPLRLKSLHSKDIPESGIASINFDETDSYPEFIGRTSVCNTPMTENKVLPVASVMSICANPDEQQGDAHNSNGKTASEVTTVNSGSSSGSQRSSIKKDVERFFHNFIGTPSKQEQRRKSSADLQDALRAVSKKLGHMAVGLKTDVNRNGEADSLDVSPDYVENDEDERTSSNTISDPTYPVFNIHGKQISRNLFEQFVDQYRRLYGAASEQAAEDEELAALVVEFAEFTKEITQLEEDMRKKAAEMDAADGNLNKSAAKTPQDKRSMCLPLKPAGEPTAEFTYTKRLPAQTVPLTPLMAKLSVLAMTETPIEIETPVASVKSLSRRNSLKCEDAVDALAVYTQPTSFASRFVDDGMQRAELYICGQQNMTLLLLMEEGACQQQPIVQKMFDICVSKFPHMEAQLSQTLNVNLEGDQRDGGDYSFVCVDSQWECRQRNGPWIPLDLRTLECMHHDLQVSNSQLTDLTLRSQDTVFYGYKCGRTEFFYKEPTHQINGIPPPSDPVGSIKKRARSRLERDYSYMLL; encoded by the exons atgtCTGGCAA AGAGACGCAGATTGTGTTTGTCTACGACACAGAGTGTCTGAAGGATGAAGCAGATGATCCCATCTCAGCAGTGCTTTACTTTCATCCCAGCTGGGTGTCGGATACACAGAAGGTGGCGCTCTGTGGACAGCTCATGGGCACCTCCTATTTTCTCAAGGATTGCTTCTTCAAGCCACGCATCATAGCATTGCAAAATGGCAAATTCGTGCTTAGGGAATTGGGACGCTTTATCCTG GCTGTGGGCACAGATCGCAACATTCCGGATCATCTGCTGGAGAGCCGTGCGGATGTGTTAGGCTCGTTGCTCAAGTTTTTTCATCGCGATCTGCAGACTTTGTACGAACTCCCTGGTCGCAATCTCTGCGAGAGATTATATCATATTTTCGATACATATCTACCCATGCTAAATGACACGATGACCTTTGAAGATGTTCCCAAGTTACGCATGCCCAAG accGCTAGCCATATCTATCTGGAGGCCATACAGACACTTCAGAGCTGTCAGCAGACACGGGGCGTTCTCGCCGGTGCGATACTCTACCACAACAA AGTTGTTGCTACACAACTGGGCGATGTTATCACCAAGCAGCTGGTTCTAACGGAGCCACGTTATGTGCGTAGCACCGCCGAGCAGCTGAACTTGCAACAGTTCCACATACCACATGGCGTGCAAATGTTTGCGGTTTATCTGGATCGGCAGCAGTACCGCAAGCTCAGCTCCCAGGCACAACGCGCGCAGAATCTGCACACGCAGACATCGCAGCTGACGTCCAGTGGTTTGCCCTTTCAGTATGCTAAGCGCAAGTTGAAGCGCGACAAGTCGTTGATTTTCAGTCACATACCAGAGGAGGAGCAGTCGTCCACAGGCACAGAAGAagaaggagcagcagcagcagcagcagccacagccacagccaaagtgGAGCTGCCAACGGCGCGTCCCAAGTCTATGCGTCCCACTCACTTGCCGCTGCGTTTGAAGAGTCTGCATAGCAAGGATATACCCGAGTCGGGCATAGCATCGATTAACTTTGACGAAACAGATTCGTATCCGGAGTTTATTGGACGCACCAGTGTCTGCAATACGCCCATGACCGAGAACAAAGTGTTGCCGGTGGCCAGCGTCATGTCTATTTGTGCCAATCCCGATGAGCAGCAGGGCGATGCGCATAATTCAAATGGCAAGACAGCAAGTGAAGTGACAACGGTGAATTCGGGCTCCTCCTCCGGATCCCAGCGCAGTTCGATCAAGAAAGATGTTGAAAGGTTCTTCCACAACTTTATTGGCACGCCCAGCAAGCAGGAGCAACGTCGCAAGTCCTCAGCTGACTTGCAGGATGCACTGCGTGCCGTCTCCAAGAAACTGGGCCATATGGCGGTTGGCTTAAAGACGGACGTGAATCGAAATGGCGAAGCGGATAGCTTAGATGTCTCGCCGGATTATGTAGAGAATGATGAGGATGAGCGCACCAGCTCCAACACCATTAGCGATCCCACCTATCCGGTGTTTAACATACATGGCAAGCAGATCTCACGCAACTTGTTCGAGCAGTTTGTGGACCAGTATCGCCGGCTCTATGGCGCTGCCAGTGAGCAGGCTGCTGAGGATGAGgagttggcagcactggtgGTCGAATTCGCCGAGTTCACCAAGGAGATAACACAGCTGGAGGAGGACATGCGTAAAAAGGCGGCGGAAATGGATGCAGCCGATGGGAATCTCAACAAATCAGCCGCAAAGACGCCGCAGGACAAGCGCTCTATGTGTCTGCCGCTCAAACCAGCAGGCGAACCTACCGCGGAGTTTACATATACAAAGCGTCTGCCGGCGCAGACCGTGCCCCTAACACCGCTTATGGCTAAGCTCTCAGTGCTGGCGATGACCGAAACGCCCATTGAGATAGAAACACCAGTCGCCAGCGTCAAAAGCTTGTCACGCCGCAACTCACTGAAGTGCGAGGATGCAGTCGATGCACTGGCTGTTTACACCCAGCCCACCAGCTTTGCCAGCAGATTCGTAGACGATGGAATGCAGCGCGCAGAGCTTTACATATGCGGGCAGCAGAAcatgacgctgctgctgctcatggaGGAAGGCGCCTGTCAACAGCAGCCCATTGTCCAAAAAATG TTTGATATTTGTGTGTCCAAGTTTCCACACATGGAAGCTCAGTTGAGTCAAACGCTCAATGTCAATTTGGAGGGCGATCAGCGTGATGGCGGCGACTACAGCTTTGTATGCGTTGATTCCCAATGGGAGTGCCGGCAGCGCAATGGGCCCTGGATTCCATTGGACCTAAGGACGCTGGAGTGCATGCATCACGATCTGCAGGTGTCCAACAGCCAACTCACCGATTTGACATTGCG CTCGCAGGACACCGTCTTCTATGGCTACAAGTGTGGACGCACAGAGTTCTTCTACAAGGAGCCCACACATCAGATTAATGGCATACCACCGCCCTCGGATCCTGTCGGCAGCATAAAGAAGCGCGCAAGGTCTCGACTCGAGCGTGATTATTCCTACATGCTATTGTAA
- the LOC108597490 gene encoding uncharacterized protein LOC108597490 isoform X4, translating into MGTSYFLKDCFFKPRIIALQNGKFVLRELGRFILAVGTDRNIPDHLLESRADVLGSLLKFFHRDLQTLYELPGRNLCERLYHIFDTYLPMLNDTMTFEDVPKLRMPKTASHIYLEAIQTLQSCQQTRGVLAGAILYHNKVVATQLGDVITKQLVLTEPRYVRSTAEQLNLQQFHIPHGVQMFAVYLDRQQYRKLSSQAQRAQNLHTQTSQLTSSGLPFQYAKRKLKRDKSLIFSHIPEEEQSSTGTEEEGAAAAAAATATAKVELPTARPKSMRPTHLPLRLKSLHSKDIPESGIASINFDETDSYPEFIGRTSVCNTPMTENKVLPVASVMSICANPDEQQGDAHNSNGKTASEVTTVNSGSSSGSQRSSIKKDVERFFHNFIGTPSKQEQRRKSSADLQDALRAVSKKLGHMAVGLKTDVNRNGEADSLDVSPDYVENDEDERTSSNTISDPTYPVFNIHGKQISRNLFEQFVDQYRRLYGAASEQAAEDEELAALVVEFAEFTKEITQLEEDMRKKAAEMDAADGNLNKSAAKTPQDKRSMCLPLKPAGEPTAEFTYTKRLPAQTVPLTPLMAKLSVLAMTETPIEIETPVASVKSLSRRNSLKCEDAVDALAVYTQPTSFASRFVDDGMQRAELYICGQQNMTLLLLMEEGACQQQPIVQKMFDICVSKFPHMEAQLSQTLNVNLEGDQRDGGDYSFVCVDSQWECRQRNGPWIPLDLRTLECMHHDLQVSNSQLTDLTLRSQDTVFYGYKCGRTEFFYKEPTHQINGIPPPSDPVGSIKKRARSRLERDYSYMLL; encoded by the exons ATGGGCACCTCCTATTTTCTCAAGGATTGCTTCTTCAAGCCACGCATCATAGCATTGCAAAATGGCAAATTCGTGCTTAGGGAATTGGGACGCTTTATCCTG GCTGTGGGCACAGATCGCAACATTCCGGATCATCTGCTGGAGAGCCGTGCGGATGTGTTAGGCTCGTTGCTCAAGTTTTTTCATCGCGATCTGCAGACTTTGTACGAACTCCCTGGTCGCAATCTCTGCGAGAGATTATATCATATTTTCGATACATATCTACCCATGCTAAATGACACGATGACCTTTGAAGATGTTCCCAAGTTACGCATGCCCAAG accGCTAGCCATATCTATCTGGAGGCCATACAGACACTTCAGAGCTGTCAGCAGACACGGGGCGTTCTCGCCGGTGCGATACTCTACCACAACAA AGTTGTTGCTACACAACTGGGCGATGTTATCACCAAGCAGCTGGTTCTAACGGAGCCACGTTATGTGCGTAGCACCGCCGAGCAGCTGAACTTGCAACAGTTCCACATACCACATGGCGTGCAAATGTTTGCGGTTTATCTGGATCGGCAGCAGTACCGCAAGCTCAGCTCCCAGGCACAACGCGCGCAGAATCTGCACACGCAGACATCGCAGCTGACGTCCAGTGGTTTGCCCTTTCAGTATGCTAAGCGCAAGTTGAAGCGCGACAAGTCGTTGATTTTCAGTCACATACCAGAGGAGGAGCAGTCGTCCACAGGCACAGAAGAagaaggagcagcagcagcagcagcagccacagccacagccaaagtgGAGCTGCCAACGGCGCGTCCCAAGTCTATGCGTCCCACTCACTTGCCGCTGCGTTTGAAGAGTCTGCATAGCAAGGATATACCCGAGTCGGGCATAGCATCGATTAACTTTGACGAAACAGATTCGTATCCGGAGTTTATTGGACGCACCAGTGTCTGCAATACGCCCATGACCGAGAACAAAGTGTTGCCGGTGGCCAGCGTCATGTCTATTTGTGCCAATCCCGATGAGCAGCAGGGCGATGCGCATAATTCAAATGGCAAGACAGCAAGTGAAGTGACAACGGTGAATTCGGGCTCCTCCTCCGGATCCCAGCGCAGTTCGATCAAGAAAGATGTTGAAAGGTTCTTCCACAACTTTATTGGCACGCCCAGCAAGCAGGAGCAACGTCGCAAGTCCTCAGCTGACTTGCAGGATGCACTGCGTGCCGTCTCCAAGAAACTGGGCCATATGGCGGTTGGCTTAAAGACGGACGTGAATCGAAATGGCGAAGCGGATAGCTTAGATGTCTCGCCGGATTATGTAGAGAATGATGAGGATGAGCGCACCAGCTCCAACACCATTAGCGATCCCACCTATCCGGTGTTTAACATACATGGCAAGCAGATCTCACGCAACTTGTTCGAGCAGTTTGTGGACCAGTATCGCCGGCTCTATGGCGCTGCCAGTGAGCAGGCTGCTGAGGATGAGgagttggcagcactggtgGTCGAATTCGCCGAGTTCACCAAGGAGATAACACAGCTGGAGGAGGACATGCGTAAAAAGGCGGCGGAAATGGATGCAGCCGATGGGAATCTCAACAAATCAGCCGCAAAGACGCCGCAGGACAAGCGCTCTATGTGTCTGCCGCTCAAACCAGCAGGCGAACCTACCGCGGAGTTTACATATACAAAGCGTCTGCCGGCGCAGACCGTGCCCCTAACACCGCTTATGGCTAAGCTCTCAGTGCTGGCGATGACCGAAACGCCCATTGAGATAGAAACACCAGTCGCCAGCGTCAAAAGCTTGTCACGCCGCAACTCACTGAAGTGCGAGGATGCAGTCGATGCACTGGCTGTTTACACCCAGCCCACCAGCTTTGCCAGCAGATTCGTAGACGATGGAATGCAGCGCGCAGAGCTTTACATATGCGGGCAGCAGAAcatgacgctgctgctgctcatggaGGAAGGCGCCTGTCAACAGCAGCCCATTGTCCAAAAAATG TTTGATATTTGTGTGTCCAAGTTTCCACACATGGAAGCTCAGTTGAGTCAAACGCTCAATGTCAATTTGGAGGGCGATCAGCGTGATGGCGGCGACTACAGCTTTGTATGCGTTGATTCCCAATGGGAGTGCCGGCAGCGCAATGGGCCCTGGATTCCATTGGACCTAAGGACGCTGGAGTGCATGCATCACGATCTGCAGGTGTCCAACAGCCAACTCACCGATTTGACATTGCG CTCGCAGGACACCGTCTTCTATGGCTACAAGTGTGGACGCACAGAGTTCTTCTACAAGGAGCCCACACATCAGATTAATGGCATACCACCGCCCTCGGATCCTGTCGGCAGCATAAAGAAGCGCGCAAGGTCTCGACTCGAGCGTGATTATTCCTACATGCTATTGTAA
- the LOC108597490 gene encoding uncharacterized protein LOC108597490 isoform X1, whose translation MFKEWRNARHKRQQQQQHQTRQQRLKQLQRRMLDRETQIVFVYDTECLKDEADDPISAVLYFHPSWVSDTQKVALCGQLMGTSYFLKDCFFKPRIIALQNGKFVLRELGRFILAVGTDRNIPDHLLESRADVLGSLLKFFHRDLQTLYELPGRNLCERLYHIFDTYLPMLNDTMTFEDVPKLRMPKTASHIYLEAIQTLQSCQQTRGVLAGAILYHNKVVATQLGDVITKQLVLTEPRYVRSTAEQLNLQQFHIPHGVQMFAVYLDRQQYRKLSSQAQRAQNLHTQTSQLTSSGLPFQYAKRKLKRDKSLIFSHIPEEEQSSTGTEEEGAAAAAAATATAKVELPTARPKSMRPTHLPLRLKSLHSKDIPESGIASINFDETDSYPEFIGRTSVCNTPMTENKVLPVASVMSICANPDEQQGDAHNSNGKTASEVTTVNSGSSSGSQRSSIKKDVERFFHNFIGTPSKQEQRRKSSADLQDALRAVSKKLGHMAVGLKTDVNRNGEADSLDVSPDYVENDEDERTSSNTISDPTYPVFNIHGKQISRNLFEQFVDQYRRLYGAASEQAAEDEELAALVVEFAEFTKEITQLEEDMRKKAAEMDAADGNLNKSAAKTPQDKRSMCLPLKPAGEPTAEFTYTKRLPAQTVPLTPLMAKLSVLAMTETPIEIETPVASVKSLSRRNSLKCEDAVDALAVYTQPTSFASRFVDDGMQRAELYICGQQNMTLLLLMEEGACQQQPIVQKMFDICVSKFPHMEAQLSQTLNVNLEGDQRDGGDYSFVCVDSQWECRQRNGPWIPLDLRTLECMHHDLQVSNSQLTDLTLRSQDTVFYGYKCGRTEFFYKEPTHQINGIPPPSDPVGSIKKRARSRLERDYSYMLL comes from the exons atgtttaaagagTGGCGCAATGCAAGGCAcaagcgccagcaacaacagcaacatcaaacgCGACAACAAAgactaaagcagctgcaacgtcGCATGCTCGATAG AGAGACGCAGATTGTGTTTGTCTACGACACAGAGTGTCTGAAGGATGAAGCAGATGATCCCATCTCAGCAGTGCTTTACTTTCATCCCAGCTGGGTGTCGGATACACAGAAGGTGGCGCTCTGTGGACAGCTCATGGGCACCTCCTATTTTCTCAAGGATTGCTTCTTCAAGCCACGCATCATAGCATTGCAAAATGGCAAATTCGTGCTTAGGGAATTGGGACGCTTTATCCTG GCTGTGGGCACAGATCGCAACATTCCGGATCATCTGCTGGAGAGCCGTGCGGATGTGTTAGGCTCGTTGCTCAAGTTTTTTCATCGCGATCTGCAGACTTTGTACGAACTCCCTGGTCGCAATCTCTGCGAGAGATTATATCATATTTTCGATACATATCTACCCATGCTAAATGACACGATGACCTTTGAAGATGTTCCCAAGTTACGCATGCCCAAG accGCTAGCCATATCTATCTGGAGGCCATACAGACACTTCAGAGCTGTCAGCAGACACGGGGCGTTCTCGCCGGTGCGATACTCTACCACAACAA AGTTGTTGCTACACAACTGGGCGATGTTATCACCAAGCAGCTGGTTCTAACGGAGCCACGTTATGTGCGTAGCACCGCCGAGCAGCTGAACTTGCAACAGTTCCACATACCACATGGCGTGCAAATGTTTGCGGTTTATCTGGATCGGCAGCAGTACCGCAAGCTCAGCTCCCAGGCACAACGCGCGCAGAATCTGCACACGCAGACATCGCAGCTGACGTCCAGTGGTTTGCCCTTTCAGTATGCTAAGCGCAAGTTGAAGCGCGACAAGTCGTTGATTTTCAGTCACATACCAGAGGAGGAGCAGTCGTCCACAGGCACAGAAGAagaaggagcagcagcagcagcagcagccacagccacagccaaagtgGAGCTGCCAACGGCGCGTCCCAAGTCTATGCGTCCCACTCACTTGCCGCTGCGTTTGAAGAGTCTGCATAGCAAGGATATACCCGAGTCGGGCATAGCATCGATTAACTTTGACGAAACAGATTCGTATCCGGAGTTTATTGGACGCACCAGTGTCTGCAATACGCCCATGACCGAGAACAAAGTGTTGCCGGTGGCCAGCGTCATGTCTATTTGTGCCAATCCCGATGAGCAGCAGGGCGATGCGCATAATTCAAATGGCAAGACAGCAAGTGAAGTGACAACGGTGAATTCGGGCTCCTCCTCCGGATCCCAGCGCAGTTCGATCAAGAAAGATGTTGAAAGGTTCTTCCACAACTTTATTGGCACGCCCAGCAAGCAGGAGCAACGTCGCAAGTCCTCAGCTGACTTGCAGGATGCACTGCGTGCCGTCTCCAAGAAACTGGGCCATATGGCGGTTGGCTTAAAGACGGACGTGAATCGAAATGGCGAAGCGGATAGCTTAGATGTCTCGCCGGATTATGTAGAGAATGATGAGGATGAGCGCACCAGCTCCAACACCATTAGCGATCCCACCTATCCGGTGTTTAACATACATGGCAAGCAGATCTCACGCAACTTGTTCGAGCAGTTTGTGGACCAGTATCGCCGGCTCTATGGCGCTGCCAGTGAGCAGGCTGCTGAGGATGAGgagttggcagcactggtgGTCGAATTCGCCGAGTTCACCAAGGAGATAACACAGCTGGAGGAGGACATGCGTAAAAAGGCGGCGGAAATGGATGCAGCCGATGGGAATCTCAACAAATCAGCCGCAAAGACGCCGCAGGACAAGCGCTCTATGTGTCTGCCGCTCAAACCAGCAGGCGAACCTACCGCGGAGTTTACATATACAAAGCGTCTGCCGGCGCAGACCGTGCCCCTAACACCGCTTATGGCTAAGCTCTCAGTGCTGGCGATGACCGAAACGCCCATTGAGATAGAAACACCAGTCGCCAGCGTCAAAAGCTTGTCACGCCGCAACTCACTGAAGTGCGAGGATGCAGTCGATGCACTGGCTGTTTACACCCAGCCCACCAGCTTTGCCAGCAGATTCGTAGACGATGGAATGCAGCGCGCAGAGCTTTACATATGCGGGCAGCAGAAcatgacgctgctgctgctcatggaGGAAGGCGCCTGTCAACAGCAGCCCATTGTCCAAAAAATG TTTGATATTTGTGTGTCCAAGTTTCCACACATGGAAGCTCAGTTGAGTCAAACGCTCAATGTCAATTTGGAGGGCGATCAGCGTGATGGCGGCGACTACAGCTTTGTATGCGTTGATTCCCAATGGGAGTGCCGGCAGCGCAATGGGCCCTGGATTCCATTGGACCTAAGGACGCTGGAGTGCATGCATCACGATCTGCAGGTGTCCAACAGCCAACTCACCGATTTGACATTGCG CTCGCAGGACACCGTCTTCTATGGCTACAAGTGTGGACGCACAGAGTTCTTCTACAAGGAGCCCACACATCAGATTAATGGCATACCACCGCCCTCGGATCCTGTCGGCAGCATAAAGAAGCGCGCAAGGTCTCGACTCGAGCGTGATTATTCCTACATGCTATTGTAA
- the LOC108597491 gene encoding uncharacterized protein LOC108597491 — protein sequence MFGALIIILIVNLAAATPATLVPRQIGGNQWEARNPPYVLSIRHPVGTSVRRESVQETEPGNPKLSGVFQQTFDIEGGKLLVIYMAGQNGYFANYRYTATGKPMDIPFAILGLSPNLLKSAAG from the exons ATGTTTGGGGCG TTAATTATCATTCTAATTGTCAACTTGGCGGCAGCGACGCCTGCAACGCTCGTTCCGCGTCAAATTGGTGGCAATCAGTGGGAAGCACGCAACCCACCTTATGTGCTAAG CATTCGGCATCCGGTTGGCACGAGTGTACGACGGGAATCGGTGCAAGAGACAGAGCCTGGCAACCCGAAGCTCAGCGGCGTTTTTCAGCAAACTTTTGATATTGAGGGTGGAAAGCTGCTCGTGATTTATATGGCCGGCCAAAATGGCTATTTTGCCAACTATAGATATACTGCAACAGGCAAGCCAATGGATATTCCATTTGCTATACTTGGCTTAAGCCCAAACCTGTTGAAATCAGCAGCCGGCTAA